Proteins encoded together in one Bacteroides ovatus window:
- the traM gene encoding conjugative transposon protein TraM — protein sequence MMKIFDKINFREPKYMLPAVLYIPLLVASYFIFDLFQTETAEIPDKTLQTTEFLNPDLPDARLKGGDGIGSKYENMAKSWGKIQDYSAVDNIERDEPDDNKEEYESQYTVDDIALLDEQQQEKAAAAQIADAKTREQEALAELEKALAEARLRGRNEVLPATDTDSTASAQPPTATIEVKGKIEEESRSVKAPSENEPPSEVVRKVKTASDYFNTLAVNAREPKLIKAIIDEDIKAVDGSRVRLRLLDDVEINECVVKRGSYLYATMSGFSSGRVKGNITSILIEDELVKVSLSLYDTDGMEGLYVPNSQFRETSKDVASGAVSGNLNMNTGSYGNSLSQWGMQAATNAYQKTSNAIGKAIKKNKVKLKYGTFVYLVNGREKQ from the coding sequence ATGATGAAGATATTTGATAAAATCAATTTCAGGGAGCCGAAGTATATGCTTCCGGCTGTCCTGTATATCCCGCTTCTGGTTGCATCGTACTTCATCTTCGACCTGTTTCAGACCGAAACGGCGGAGATTCCGGACAAGACGCTGCAGACAACGGAGTTTTTGAACCCCGATTTGCCGGATGCCCGGCTTAAAGGCGGTGACGGCATAGGCAGCAAGTACGAGAACATGGCCAAATCATGGGGTAAGATACAGGATTACTCCGCAGTGGATAACATAGAACGAGATGAACCCGATGACAACAAGGAAGAATATGAATCGCAATACACGGTGGACGACATCGCCCTGCTCGATGAGCAACAGCAGGAAAAGGCTGCGGCAGCGCAAATTGCCGATGCCAAGACGCGCGAGCAAGAAGCTCTCGCGGAACTGGAGAAAGCCCTTGCCGAAGCAAGGTTGAGAGGACGCAATGAGGTATTACCGGCGACCGATACGGACAGTACCGCATCGGCGCAACCCCCGACGGCAACCATAGAGGTTAAGGGAAAAATAGAGGAAGAGAGCCGTTCGGTAAAAGCCCCGTCAGAGAACGAACCGCCCAGCGAAGTGGTACGCAAGGTAAAGACGGCTTCGGATTACTTCAATACGCTTGCGGTCAATGCCCGTGAACCGAAACTGATAAAGGCCATTATCGACGAGGACATCAAAGCGGTGGACGGCTCGCGTGTGCGGTTGCGTCTGCTCGACGACGTGGAGATCAACGAGTGCGTGGTCAAACGAGGGTCGTATCTGTATGCCACCATGAGCGGCTTCTCGTCGGGGCGTGTGAAGGGGAACATCACCAGCATTCTCATCGAGGACGAACTGGTGAAGGTCAGCCTGTCCCTTTACGACACGGACGGCATGGAGGGGCTTTATGTACCGAACAGCCAGTTCCGGGAAACGAGCAAGGATGTGGCAAGCGGTGCGGTGTCGGGGAATCTGAACATGAATACCGGCAGTTACGGCAACAGTCTCTCGCAATGGGGAATGCAAGCCGCTACGAATGCCTACCAGAAAACGAGCAATGCCATCGGCAAAGCTATCAAAAAAAATAAGGTAAAGCTGAAATACGGCACTTTCGTCTATCTGGTGAACGGACGTGAGAAACAGTAA
- the traK gene encoding conjugative transposon protein TraK, whose protein sequence is MVIKNLENKIRLVGIICTAFLVGCVIISLSSIWTARTMVSDAQKKVYVLDGNVPILVNRTTMDETLDVEAKSHVEMFHHYFFTLPPDDKYIRYTMEKAMYLVDETGLAQYNTLKEKGFYSNILGTSSVFSIYCDSVAFNKEKMEFTYYGRQRIERRSNILMRELVTAGQLKRVPRTENNPHGLLIVNWRTLLNKDIEQKTKINY, encoded by the coding sequence ATGGTCATCAAGAATTTGGAAAACAAAATCAGACTGGTGGGCATCATCTGTACCGCTTTTCTCGTGGGATGTGTCATCATCAGCTTGTCAAGCATCTGGACAGCCCGGACGATGGTCTCGGATGCGCAGAAGAAGGTGTATGTGCTGGACGGCAACGTGCCTATCCTCGTGAATCGCACGACAATGGACGAAACGCTTGATGTGGAAGCCAAAAGCCATGTGGAGATGTTTCATCATTATTTTTTCACGTTACCGCCGGATGACAAATATATCCGCTATACGATGGAAAAAGCGATGTATTTAGTCGATGAGACGGGGTTGGCACAATACAACACGCTCAAGGAAAAGGGTTTCTACTCCAACATTTTGGGTACGAGTTCGGTGTTCTCCATCTATTGCGACAGCGTGGCTTTCAACAAGGAGAAGATGGAGTTCACCTACTACGGACGGCAGCGCATCGAGCGACGGAGCAATATCCTGATGCGTGAACTGGTGACGGCAGGACAGCTCAAGCGTGTACCCCGAACAGAGAACAATCCGCATGGGCTGCTTATCGTGAACTGGCGTACCCTGCTGAACAAGGACATCGAACAGAAAACGAAGATCAACTACTAA
- a CDS encoding ParA family protein, which yields MAKIIAVLNHKGGVGKTTTTINLAAALQQKKKRVLLIDMDGQANLTESCGLSIEEERTVYGAMKGEYPLTVFELNNGLSVVPSCLDLSAAESELINEPGRELILKGLIAKLLETRKFDYILIDCPPSLGLLTLNALTSADFLIIPVQAPFLAMRGMAKITNVVEIVKTRLNPNLNIGGIVITQFDKRKTLNKSVAELINESFCDKVFKTVIRDNVALAEAPIKGLNIFEYNKNSNGAKDYMELAKEVLKLK from the coding sequence ATGGCAAAGATAATCGCTGTTTTGAACCACAAGGGCGGTGTCGGAAAGACGACCACCACCATCAATCTTGCTGCCGCATTGCAGCAGAAGAAAAAGCGTGTACTGCTCATCGACATGGACGGTCAGGCAAACCTCACGGAATCCTGCGGTCTCTCCATCGAAGAGGAACGGACGGTGTACGGAGCAATGAAAGGTGAATACCCGTTAACGGTATTCGAGTTAAATAATGGCCTTTCCGTTGTACCGTCCTGCCTTGATTTGTCAGCGGCAGAATCCGAGCTTATCAATGAGCCGGGGCGGGAATTAATACTGAAAGGGCTGATTGCAAAATTGCTTGAAACCCGTAAATTCGACTATATCCTGATTGACTGTCCGCCCTCGCTGGGTTTGCTGACACTCAACGCACTTACATCTGCGGATTTCTTGATTATCCCGGTACAGGCGCCATTCCTCGCCATGCGCGGAATGGCGAAGATTACAAATGTGGTCGAGATTGTCAAAACCCGTTTGAACCCGAATCTGAACATCGGCGGAATTGTCATCACACAGTTTGACAAGCGCAAGACGCTCAACAAGAGTGTTGCGGAACTCATCAACGAATCATTCTGCGACAAAGTGTTCAAGACCGTCATCCGGGACAATGTGGCATTGGCCGAAGCTCCGATAAAGGGTCTGAACATCTTTGAATACAACAAGAACAGCAACGGGGCAAAGGACTACATGGAGTTAGCAAAAGAAGTGTTGAAATTAAAGTAA
- a CDS encoding DNA-methyltransferase — MIEIDNIYNMDCIEGMKLMANGSVDAVIADLPYGVLNRSNKAVHWDRQIPLEALWEQYRRITKPGSPVILFAQGIFSARLMLSQPRMWRYNLVWRKDRVTGHLNANRMPLRQHEDIIVFYDRQPVYHPQMMPCPPERKNHGRRKTDGFTNRCYGEMKLAPVRVAEDKYPTSVISIPKEHKTGAFYHPTQKPVALIEYLMRTYTNEGDVVLDNCIGSGTTAIAAIRTGRHYIGFEIEPTYCEIAGRRIREELERGHGIKESEIREIKK; from the coding sequence ATGATAGAGATTGACAACATATATAATATGGACTGTATCGAGGGCATGAAGCTCATGGCGAACGGCAGTGTCGATGCCGTGATAGCGGATTTGCCTTACGGCGTGTTGAACCGTAGCAACAAGGCGGTACACTGGGACAGGCAGATACCGCTCGAAGCGTTGTGGGAACAGTACCGCAGGATCACCAAGCCGGGAAGCCCCGTTATCCTCTTTGCGCAGGGCATCTTCTCGGCGCGGCTCATGCTCTCGCAACCCCGGATGTGGCGGTATAACCTCGTGTGGCGGAAAGACCGGGTAACGGGTCACCTGAATGCCAACCGGATGCCGCTACGCCAGCATGAGGACATCATCGTGTTCTACGACCGTCAGCCGGTATATCATCCTCAGATGATGCCGTGTCCACCGGAACGGAAAAATCATGGACGGCGCAAGACGGACGGTTTCACGAACCGCTGTTACGGTGAAATGAAACTGGCTCCGGTGCGTGTTGCCGAAGACAAGTACCCGACCTCTGTCATTTCCATACCCAAGGAACACAAGACAGGAGCATTCTATCATCCGACACAGAAGCCGGTAGCCTTGATAGAGTACCTGATGCGCACCTATACCAACGAGGGCGATGTGGTGCTGGACAACTGCATCGGTTCGGGTACGACCGCCATTGCCGCCATCCGCACGGGACGGCATTACATCGGATTCGAGATTGAACCGACGTATTGCGAAATTGCCGGACGACGGATTCGGGAGGAACTGGAACGTGGTCATGGGATTAAAGAAAGCGAAATAAGGGAAATAAAGAAATAA
- a CDS encoding PDDEXK nuclease domain-containing protein yields MEQQVIPSDYTQYAEAVEIIKHAIERCRYRSAAAVNKETLSLYFGVGKFVSENSRIGCWGTKALPTISKLLQRELPGLHGFSESGLKRMRSFYEEWRTFLIRPTVLGELENHSSEKGTALIHPTALGELDIDEHLLLQLIGQPVNTEFTWDDFVKISFSHHIEILTRSKDIAERLFYIHCAAQNAWSLSSLKNYLKEDIYSNRGSLPSNFLQVLPEAIYAVKAILAFKDEYMLEMVNLENVGEREQDWNEKVIENQIVTNIKQFILRFGNDFTFIDSQHRLIVAGEEMFADLVFFNRELNASVIVELKRGKFRPNYLGQLSGYLTVYDMTDKKPHENPSIGIVLCQDANRKFVEIMVRDYDKPMGVATYRTAQEMPENLRKTLPDIDKLQNLLSENDSKSETVR; encoded by the coding sequence ATGGAACAACAGGTTATCCCATCGGATTATACACAATATGCAGAGGCAGTAGAGATAATCAAACATGCCATCGAACGCTGCCGGTATAGAAGTGCGGCTGCGGTCAACAAAGAAACTCTCTCGTTGTATTTTGGAGTGGGGAAATTCGTGTCTGAAAATTCCCGCATCGGCTGTTGGGGTACTAAAGCATTGCCTACCATATCAAAGCTCCTTCAACGGGAGTTGCCCGGTCTGCACGGCTTTTCTGAATCGGGGTTGAAACGGATGCGCTCATTCTATGAGGAATGGAGGACGTTTTTAATTCGTCCAACAGTGTTGGGCGAATTGGAAAACCATTCGTCGGAAAAGGGTACGGCTTTAATTCATCCAACAGCGTTGGGCGAATTGGATATTGACGAGCATCTACTGCTGCAACTTATCGGGCAACCGGTCAATACCGAATTTACCTGGGACGATTTTGTCAAGATCAGCTTTTCACATCATATTGAAATCCTGACTCGTTCAAAAGACATCGCGGAACGGTTGTTCTATATCCATTGTGCCGCTCAAAATGCGTGGTCGCTATCCTCTCTCAAAAATTACTTGAAAGAAGACATCTATTCAAATCGCGGATCTTTGCCGAGCAACTTCCTTCAAGTGCTGCCCGAAGCCATTTATGCCGTAAAAGCGATATTGGCGTTCAAGGATGAGTATATGCTCGAAATGGTTAATCTGGAGAATGTGGGAGAACGCGAACAGGACTGGAACGAAAAGGTCATCGAAAACCAAATCGTAACCAATATCAAGCAGTTCATTCTCCGTTTTGGAAACGACTTCACTTTTATCGACAGTCAGCATCGCCTGATAGTTGCCGGAGAAGAAATGTTTGCTGACCTTGTATTCTTCAACAGAGAACTGAATGCCAGCGTAATCGTGGAGTTGAAACGGGGCAAGTTCCGCCCGAATTATCTCGGACAGCTTAGCGGCTACCTGACGGTGTATGACATGACCGACAAGAAACCGCACGAGAACCCTTCAATCGGTATTGTCCTATGCCAGGATGCCAACCGCAAGTTTGTCGAAATCATGGTGCGCGACTATGATAAGCCTATGGGCGTGGCGACATACCGCACAGCCCAAGAAATGCCGGAGAATCTGCGCAAGACTCTACCGGACATCGACAAATTACAAAATCTGCTATCGGAAAACGATTCCAAATCGGAAACTGTCAGATAA
- the traN gene encoding conjugative transposon protein TraN, which yields MNKKIIITAFLLAAGLFATRNAQAQRTYEEMERLTVNEQVTTVITASEPVRFVDISTDKVAGDQPIENIIRLKPKETGHEDGEVLAIVTIVTERYRTQYALIYTTRISEAVADKEIQLQEREAYNNPTVSMSTADMVRFARRVWNSPAKIRNVATKAHRMVMRLNNIYSVGDYFFIDFSIENKTNIRFDIDEIRVKLSDKKLSKATNAQTIELTPALVLEHGKTFKHGYRNVIVVKKMTFPNDKLLTIEMTEQQISGRNISLNIDYEDVLSADSFNTALLEEE from the coding sequence ATGAACAAGAAAATAATTATAACTGCATTTCTTCTGGCGGCAGGACTTTTTGCCACACGGAACGCACAGGCTCAGCGTACATACGAAGAGATGGAACGGCTGACTGTCAATGAACAGGTAACGACCGTCATCACAGCCTCGGAACCGGTCCGCTTCGTGGATATTTCCACAGACAAGGTGGCGGGCGACCAACCCATTGAGAACATCATCCGGTTAAAGCCCAAAGAGACGGGACACGAGGACGGTGAAGTGCTGGCCATCGTCACCATCGTAACGGAACGCTATCGCACGCAGTATGCACTCATCTACACCACGCGGATAAGCGAGGCGGTGGCAGACAAGGAAATTCAGCTACAGGAACGGGAAGCCTACAACAATCCTACGGTCTCGATGTCCACAGCCGACATGGTGCGTTTTGCAAGACGGGTGTGGAACTCGCCCGCGAAAATCCGCAACGTGGCGACCAAGGCGCACCGAATGGTGATGCGCCTGAACAATATTTACTCGGTGGGCGACTACTTCTTCATCGACTTTTCCATCGAGAACAAAACGAACATCCGTTTCGACATCGACGAGATACGGGTGAAACTGTCGGACAAGAAACTTTCGAAGGCAACTAACGCGCAGACCATCGAGCTGACTCCTGCCCTGGTATTGGAACACGGCAAGACGTTCAAGCACGGCTACCGGAACGTGATTGTCGTGAAAAAGATGACCTTTCCGAACGACAAGCTGCTGACTATCGAAATGACGGAACAACAAATCAGCGGGCGCAATATCAGCCTGAACATCGACTACGAGGATGTGCTGTCGGCCGATTCATTTAACACCGCTTTATTGGAGGAGGAATGA
- a CDS encoding ParB/RepB/Spo0J family partition protein — MATTAVQAVEKNITSVALADIQSSSYNPRKNFDETSLAELAESIRQQGVLQPIGVRPIADNRFEIVFGERRYRASLMAELAEIPATVMEISDETAEEMAITENLHRKDVTPIEEANAYQKLIDSGRHDVQSLTVQFGKTEAYIRTRLKFVSLIPEIAVLLEQDEITISVASEICRYGEEIQREVYDQHLKEGVQYNSWRGMKASEVAQSIERQYTADLNRYSFDKTLCLSCPHNTNNMMLFCEGSCGNCANRACLVEMNTSHLTEKAMRLMEQHPAVPLCHESYNYNEAVVDRLTAIGYEVESLKTYATKYPECPQAPQKEDYDTTEEYEEAVKDYEQKLNGYTEKCEAIRTRSEAGEISLYLRIESNDITLCYVANTATTANGTATKMPLSPIEKLEKQDKRNKEIALEKTVEDTKKRILEVDMSERKFGQDEEKMVYFFLLSSLRKEHFNEVGIEDKGSYYYLTSEDKMRIIENLTAKQKAVIRRDYLIANFKDAFGNNATASLLLDFAQKHMPEELANIQDGYNEVYEKRHQRIEEKKAALQEQATQEAEQPDEPQPEAEAQTEPQAEEIAA, encoded by the coding sequence ATGGCAACAACAGCAGTTCAAGCAGTAGAGAAGAACATCACATCGGTAGCATTGGCAGACATTCAGTCGAGCAGTTACAACCCACGCAAGAACTTTGACGAGACAAGCCTTGCGGAACTTGCCGAGAGCATCCGTCAGCAGGGAGTGCTTCAGCCTATCGGTGTGCGCCCTATTGCGGACAACCGTTTCGAGATTGTCTTTGGAGAACGCAGATACCGTGCTTCCCTCATGGCTGAATTGGCGGAAATTCCGGCTACCGTCATGGAAATTTCAGACGAGACAGCCGAGGAAATGGCAATCACCGAGAACCTGCATCGCAAGGATGTTACCCCGATTGAGGAAGCCAATGCCTACCAAAAACTCATAGACAGCGGTCGCCACGATGTCCAATCCTTGACCGTGCAGTTCGGCAAGACGGAAGCGTATATCCGTACACGACTTAAATTCGTTTCCTTGATACCCGAAATCGCCGTGCTGTTGGAACAGGACGAAATCACAATCAGCGTGGCAAGTGAAATCTGCCGTTATGGGGAAGAGATACAGCGTGAGGTGTACGACCAACATCTGAAAGAGGGGGTGCAGTACAATAGTTGGCGAGGCATGAAAGCCTCCGAGGTGGCACAGAGCATCGAACGGCAATATACCGCAGACCTCAATCGCTATTCATTTGACAAAACCCTTTGTCTTTCATGTCCCCACAATACCAATAACATGATGTTATTCTGTGAGGGTAGTTGCGGAAATTGCGCCAACCGTGCTTGTCTTGTGGAAATGAACACATCGCACCTTACCGAAAAGGCTATGCGGCTCATGGAACAGCACCCTGCCGTTCCCCTCTGCCACGAAAGCTACAATTACAATGAAGCCGTCGTCGACCGACTTACCGCTATAGGCTACGAGGTGGAAAGTCTTAAAACCTATGCAACGAAATACCCCGAATGCCCCCAAGCTCCTCAAAAAGAGGATTACGATACCACCGAGGAATACGAGGAAGCAGTAAAGGATTACGAGCAGAAATTGAACGGCTACACCGAGAAATGCGAAGCAATCCGCACCCGAAGCGAAGCAGGAGAAATCTCCCTCTATCTCCGTATTGAGAGCAACGACATTACACTGTGCTATGTTGCAAATACCGCTACAACCGCAAACGGTACGGCAACCAAAATGCCGCTTTCACCTATCGAGAAGTTGGAAAAGCAGGACAAACGCAACAAGGAGATTGCCCTCGAAAAGACCGTTGAAGACACCAAAAAGCGGATTTTAGAGGTCGATATGTCAGAGCGCAAATTTGGGCAGGACGAGGAGAAAATGGTGTATTTCTTCCTGCTCTCCTCACTCCGCAAAGAGCATTTCAATGAGGTGGGAATTGAAGATAAAGGCTCTTATTACTACCTTACGAGCGAGGACAAAATGCGCATCATCGAGAACCTTACCGCCAAGCAGAAAGCCGTTATCCGCAGGGATTATCTGATTGCCAATTTCAAGGACGCATTCGGTAACAACGCCACAGCCTCCCTGTTGCTTGACTTCGCTCAAAAGCATATGCCCGAAGAACTTGCCAATATCCAAGACGGATATAATGAAGTGTACGAAAAGCGACACCAACGCATCGAGGAAAAGAAAGCCGCTTTGCAGGAACAAGCCACGCAGGAAGCGGAACAACCCGATGAACCGCAACCCGAAGCGGAAGCACAGACCGAACCGCAAGCGGAAGAAATAGCTGCCTGA
- a CDS encoding DNA-directed RNA polymerase subunit alpha C-terminal domain-containing protein: MNIDMLFCIVLMVLGAFLIYYPIKDESPRQKLKKLADSVASDKKDIDYLIQRFSYLLDNMAADNGKGSALRCQIAKLEEVVKELNGKRKELELNNRSMTDVNDELKRSNAELLRKASELRDEIQQQEIKIQQQEEYINSVQRVKEGLEIALDNIQAEEVHYLSQPIFSMKMTPIVRSKLESHGILYVGDLIQLNEEYLMEIWGLGPVALERIKTKLNENGVWFGMDVIRINDRWYRRKQELTTD, encoded by the coding sequence ATGAATATAGATATGCTTTTCTGTATAGTATTGATGGTATTGGGGGCTTTCCTCATATACTATCCCATCAAAGATGAATCACCTCGGCAAAAACTGAAAAAGCTCGCCGATTCTGTTGCGTCTGATAAAAAGGACATTGATTATCTGATTCAACGCTTCAGCTACCTTTTGGATAACATGGCGGCAGACAATGGGAAAGGTTCGGCTCTGAGATGCCAGATTGCCAAATTGGAGGAAGTTGTCAAGGAGTTGAACGGCAAACGCAAGGAACTTGAGTTAAACAACCGGTCGATGACGGATGTTAATGACGAATTGAAGCGAAGCAATGCCGAACTTTTAAGGAAGGCTTCTGAATTGCGTGATGAGATACAGCAACAGGAAATTAAAATCCAACAGCAGGAAGAATACATCAATTCTGTCCAGAGAGTCAAAGAAGGGCTTGAGATAGCCTTGGACAACATTCAGGCAGAAGAGGTGCATTATCTCTCACAGCCGATATTCAGCATGAAAATGACGCCTATAGTCAGAAGCAAACTCGAATCTCATGGGATATTGTATGTCGGCGACCTGATTCAGCTCAACGAGGAATATCTCATGGAAATCTGGGGTTTAGGACCGGTAGCACTTGAAAGAATAAAGACGAAACTGAACGAAAACGGTGTGTGGTTCGGTATGGATGTCATACGAATCAACGACCGTTGGTATCGTCGGAAACAAGAATTAACAACGGATTGA
- a CDS encoding DNA N-6-adenine-methyltransferase, which yields MNTRFEKSVRSSDEWYTPKEVLKALGRFDLDPCAPVHPLWPTAEVMYDRDMDGLSLKWEGRVWLNPPYSRPLIEQFVRKLAEHGNGIALLFNRCDSKMFQDVIFEKATGMKFLRHRIRFYRPDGTRGDSPGCGSILIAFGVENAEVLKNCSIEGKYVQLN from the coding sequence ATGAATACACGATTTGAAAAATCAGTCCGCTCGTCGGACGAATGGTACACCCCGAAGGAGGTGCTGAAAGCGTTAGGCAGGTTCGACCTTGACCCTTGCGCCCCTGTCCATCCGTTGTGGCCGACCGCCGAGGTCATGTATGACCGGGACATGGACGGATTGTCCCTGAAATGGGAAGGGCGTGTATGGCTCAATCCTCCGTACTCGCGTCCCCTTATCGAACAGTTTGTCCGAAAGTTGGCGGAACACGGCAACGGCATCGCGCTGTTGTTCAACCGTTGCGATTCCAAAATGTTTCAGGACGTCATTTTCGAGAAAGCGACGGGCATGAAATTCCTGCGCCACCGCATCCGGTTTTACCGCCCGGACGGAACACGCGGCGATTCTCCCGGTTGCGGCAGCATCCTGATCGCATTCGGAGTGGAAAACGCAGAAGTGCTGAAAAACTGCAGCATTGAAGGCAAGTATGTACAACTCAATTAA
- a CDS encoding type IV secretory system conjugative DNA transfer family protein gives MEESKELQGFYKIFRAVIYISVLMEFFEYAIDPAMLDHWGGILIDIHGRIKQWMIYNDGNLVYSKIATFLLICITCIGTRNKKHLEFDARRQVLYPLISGLFLIVFSVWLYHHPMETRLYTLPLNIIFYMATTLVGVILVHIALDNISKFIKEGLGKDRFNFENESFEQSEEKVENQYSVNIPMRYYYKGKFRKGWVSISNCFRGTWVVGTPGSGKTFSIIEPFIRQHSAKGFAMVVYDYKFPTLATKLYYHYKKNQKLGKLPKGCKFNIINFVDVEYSKRVNPIQAKYINNLAAASETAETLLESLQKGKKEGGGGSDQFFQTSAVNFLAACIYFFVNYEREPYDANGKKLYAEKRQDPQTKFWKPTGVVRDREGGSIVEPAYWLGKYSDMPHILSFLNESYQTIFEVLETDNEVAPLLGPFQTAFKNKAMEQLEGMIGTLRVYTSRLATKESYWIFHKDGDDFDLKVSDPKSPSYLLIANDPEMESIIGALNALILNRLVTRVNTGQGKNIPVSIIVDELPTLYFHKIDRLIGTARSNKVSVTLGFQELPQLEADYGKVGMQKIITTVGNVVSGSARAKETLEWLSNDIFGKVVQVKKGVTIDRDKTSINLNENMDSLVPASKISDMATGWICGQTARDFVKTKTGTGGSMNIQESEEFKTTKFFCKTDFDMKEIKAEEAAYVPLPKFYTFKSREERERILYKNFIQVGQDVKDMITDVLNKRGAK, from the coding sequence ATGGAAGAGAGCAAAGAATTACAAGGGTTCTACAAGATATTCCGTGCGGTCATCTATATCTCCGTGCTGATGGAGTTCTTCGAGTATGCCATCGACCCTGCCATGCTCGACCACTGGGGTGGCATACTGATTGATATTCACGGGCGCATCAAGCAGTGGATGATTTACAATGACGGTAATCTTGTGTACAGCAAGATTGCGACGTTCCTGCTTATCTGCATCACCTGTATCGGTACGAGGAACAAGAAGCATCTGGAGTTCGATGCCCGGAGACAGGTGTTATATCCGCTAATCAGCGGACTGTTCCTGATTGTGTTCTCCGTGTGGTTGTACCATCATCCGATGGAAACGAGGCTCTACACGTTGCCACTAAATATCATCTTCTACATGGCGACCACGCTTGTCGGTGTGATATTGGTACATATCGCACTGGATAACATCTCGAAGTTCATCAAGGAGGGACTGGGTAAAGACCGGTTCAACTTTGAGAATGAAAGTTTCGAGCAGAGCGAAGAGAAGGTTGAGAACCAGTATAGCGTGAATATACCGATGCGGTACTATTACAAAGGTAAATTTCGCAAGGGATGGGTGTCGATAAGCAACTGTTTCAGAGGAACATGGGTAGTCGGAACTCCGGGCAGCGGTAAGACGTTCAGCATCATAGAACCGTTCATCCGCCAACATAGTGCCAAGGGCTTTGCGATGGTGGTCTATGACTACAAATTTCCGACACTTGCCACTAAACTTTACTATCATTACAAGAAAAACCAGAAGCTCGGAAAACTGCCCAAAGGGTGCAAGTTCAACATCATCAACTTCGTGGATGTGGAGTACAGCAAACGGGTGAACCCCATTCAGGCAAAGTACATCAATAATCTTGCGGCGGCGAGCGAAACGGCGGAAACCCTGTTGGAATCCCTGCAGAAAGGCAAGAAAGAGGGAGGCGGAGGCAGTGACCAGTTCTTTCAGACTTCTGCCGTGAACTTTCTTGCCGCCTGTATCTACTTTTTCGTGAACTACGAGCGGGAACCCTACGATGCAAACGGAAAGAAACTATATGCGGAGAAACGGCAAGATCCGCAGACGAAGTTCTGGAAGCCGACGGGTGTCGTTCGTGACCGTGAGGGTGGCAGCATCGTGGAACCTGCCTATTGGCTGGGAAAATACTCGGATATGCCGCATATCCTTTCATTTCTCAATGAGAGCTACCAGACTATTTTTGAGGTACTGGAGACGGACAACGAGGTCGCGCCGTTGCTCGGCCCGTTCCAGACGGCCTTCAAGAACAAGGCAATGGAACAATTAGAGGGTATGATTGGTACGCTGCGTGTCTATACCAGCCGTTTGGCCACCAAGGAATCCTACTGGATATTCCACAAGGATGGGGACGACTTCGACCTGAAAGTTAGTGACCCCAAGTCACCCAGTTATCTGCTGATAGCCAACGATCCGGAAATGGAAAGTATCATCGGAGCGTTGAACGCTCTGATATTGAACCGTCTCGTTACCCGTGTGAACACCGGGCAGGGGAAGAATATTCCGGTCAGCATCATCGTGGATGAGCTGCCGACACTGTATTTCCACAAGATAGACCGACTGATAGGTACGGCGAGAAGCAACAAGGTAAGCGTAACGCTGGGTTTTCAGGAGTTGCCGCAGTTGGAGGCTGACTACGGAAAAGTGGGAATGCAAAAAATCATCACGACAGTGGGCAACGTGGTAAGCGGTTCAGCTCGCGCAAAAGAGACACTGGAATGGTTGTCGAATGACATTTTCGGCAAGGTAGTACAGGTCAAAAAGGGCGTGACCATCGACCGGGATAAGACGAGCATCAATCTCAATGAGAATATGGACAGCCTTGTACCCGCCTCGAAAATTTCGGATATGGCGACGGGATGGATTTGCGGACAGACGGCCAGGGATTTCGTGAAGACGAAAACCGGTACAGGAGGCTCGATGAACATTCAGGAATCGGAAGAGTTCAAGACTACAAAGTTCTTCTGCAAGACGGATTTCGATATGAAGGAGATAAAAGCGGAGGAAGCGGCCTATGTACCGCTACCGAAGTTCTACACCTTTAAGTCGAGGGAGGAACGGGAACGCATCTTGTATAAAAATTTCATACAAGTCGGACAGGATGTAAAAGACATGATAACGGATGTACTGAACAAGCGTGGGGCGAAATAA